The Arthrobacter russicus genome has a segment encoding these proteins:
- a CDS encoding NUDIX hydrolase: MPIPDFILSLRQKIGHDPLWLPGVGAVVLDDAGRVLLGRRADNGAWTIITGMLDPGEEPAVGAAREVLEETGVLVEVERLVSTNVVGPVVFANGDVCTFLNQSFRCRYLSGEARVNDDESSDVRWFALDDLPELNAAHLRAVQLAQAPDGAAWFVKN; the protein is encoded by the coding sequence ATGCCAATCCCAGATTTCATCCTGTCCTTGCGTCAGAAGATCGGCCACGACCCCTTGTGGTTGCCCGGCGTCGGAGCGGTAGTGCTCGACGACGCCGGCCGGGTGCTGCTGGGCCGACGGGCGGACAACGGCGCGTGGACCATCATCACCGGGATGCTAGACCCGGGTGAGGAACCCGCGGTGGGCGCGGCCCGGGAAGTCCTGGAGGAGACCGGGGTGCTGGTCGAAGTGGAGCGGCTGGTCTCCACCAATGTGGTCGGACCGGTGGTTTTTGCCAACGGCGACGTCTGCACGTTCTTGAACCAGAGCTTCCGTTGCCGTTACCTCAGCGGTGAGGCCCGGGTGAACGATGACGAGTCATCGGACGTGCGCTGGTTCGCGCTGGACGACTTGCCGGAGCTCAATGCCGCGCATTTGCGGGCGGTGCAATTGGCCCAAGCGCCGGACGGCGCAGCCTGGTTCGTCAAAAACTGA
- a CDS encoding prepilin peptidase, translated as MLQNLGALTAWPLSFALVLLACGYLLAITVPLSIIDLRSHLLPNRIVYPSALIGLLLLTAASLLRGDPGTALRTLLGGLLLGSGYLLLRLLHPAGMGLGDVKLAVVLGFYLAYLSWPHLFYGTVLTFLLGGLAGLGLLLSRRGSLDSAIPFGPFMLAGTLLALLLPA; from the coding sequence ATGCTGCAAAACCTCGGTGCGCTCACGGCTTGGCCGCTGAGCTTCGCGCTGGTGCTGCTGGCCTGCGGATACTTGTTGGCGATCACGGTTCCGCTGAGCATTATCGATCTCCGGTCGCATCTGCTGCCCAACCGGATCGTCTACCCGTCCGCGCTGATCGGGTTGCTGCTGCTGACTGCCGCCAGCTTGCTGCGCGGTGATCCCGGAACCGCATTGCGCACGCTGCTCGGCGGCCTGCTGCTCGGCTCCGGGTATTTGCTGCTGCGCTTGCTGCACCCCGCAGGAATGGGCTTGGGCGATGTGAAACTCGCGGTAGTGCTGGGGTTCTATCTGGCCTATCTGAGCTGGCCGCATCTTTTCTACGGCACCGTGCTGACCTTCCTGCTCGGCGGTTTGGCCGGGCTCGGCTTGCTGCTGAGCCGTCGGGGCAGCTTGGATTCGGCGATTCCGTTCGGGCCGTTCATGCTGGCCGGAACGCTGCTCGCGCTCTTGCTGCCGGCCTGA